In Rhinolophus sinicus isolate RSC01 linkage group LG01, ASM3656204v1, whole genome shotgun sequence, the genomic stretch TTCTCATTTTTGCAGGACTTTTATAAAATAGATGTTGGTATGTTCAtcttagagattttaaaaaaaataccctgCGACTTCAGGAAgaaacttgccccaaatcacagagCTTGTCAGTGATACTGCTAAGGTTTGAGCTACCCTTTATGGTTTCAAAACTAGTGGTTTCTCTACCTCCCTGAACtaataaagtcatttttatctAACAAAATATGCTTCAGGCTCATCTACTTTGTAAACTCTCCCCTAGTTTgccattgacattttattttatgatctaAGAAAACATGGCCATCAGTTCAGTTTCTAAGGCTTTTTGTTCCCTTGGGCGTTGTCCAGTTTTAGCACATGTAAGATAGCTATTGATATTGTTGGGTGATGAGTTTATTAGATTCTCCCTATCAGGTTAAAAACTCACCAGTCACCTGATCCTCacctggagaaggggaagggagagccTTCCCTCACTTGCGATTTAAGCAATTTTTCTACATAACTTCTGTTTCGCACAGAGACTTGGGTTTCCTTGTCAATTAGGTTTTTCACTGTGAGGTTGGAACCTTGGGGCTGAGTACAGCTGAGGAAGAAGAGATAGTAGGGGGAAGGAAATAGGGAAGAGAACggttgtaaaataaagaaattcagcCAGCATAGGAGTGGGCTTAGTTCTCTTTCAGCTTTGTAAATGATTTCTCTCTCATCCCCCAGGAGAACCAGTGAAGACATCTATTCAAGAATCAGCAACATTTTTGCCTCAGGTACAGAATAAATGATCTGATTTGGTTTTGTATTGTGTATGCACAGTATCTGTGGAGAACACTgacttgtttaaaaatatctgtccatTAAGAATTTTTTGTAACAACAATAGGATTTTGAGAGTGCTATTCTCATGAGAACTCTTCTAAAGGGGAACCTTGGATAGCAAAGAGTAAGATGAGCAGATTACATGAGTGAATTTCAGAATGCAGGAAAATTCCAAAGTAGCACTTCTCTTTTCAGCTGAGTGATTACTGAACAAATAAGTAAGCAGTGACAATGAACCTTGACTTGCTCTGGGTTTTTCTTAGGCTGATACCTTTTGTTCATAAGAAGAGGCAATAGAAGGTTTCCTTTTGTACTGGTTTGGAAAGATATCACTTGTATAACCTCAGGTTACTGAGGAAACATGAtccatcttttctctctgtttcaaaTTATCTTTATCCTGCAAAGCTAAGACACACGTAAAGAGACTgcagttttcattaaaattaaataaaaactgaaatagttTGTCTTAAGTACATTATCCGAACAGGGAAAAATTTGATATTAGGGAAATATCAGCTGTGATGACTGGTGAGTGACTCACCTGCCAAAGGGATGTTTAAGGaaatccaaaagaaaagatggtatatAGGTGGGATCCTGAGGAAACATCAGTATCCAGAGTCTTTAACAATCGTACTTTCCTTTCCAGCACGTGCCAGAAGAGAGATACAGGATGCAGAGCAAGCCCTTAGGAATCTGCCTGATAATTGATTGCATTGGCAATAACGCAGGTAGGTGTAGATGCTACAGGTTAACTGATGCACCCACAGTGAGATCATGGCATAGGCAAGCTGTATTCAGAGTGACCAATgctagctgctataacaaaccaCTGCCAAAGTCTGGGGTTTCAAACAATGAAGCGGAATTTCTTACTCAGGTCACAGTCTCCTGTAGATTGGGCTGGAAGAACTTAGTTCCATGTGGTCATTTAGTGACTCATCATCTGAGATCTTAGAGTTTTTCCCAGGACCCTTTGTACCTGGCTGTTGGATGAAAGAAGTGGAGGATCTCAAAAGGTTTTAGGAATCAGTGGTATGCATCATTTCCACCCACATTCTGTTGGTTATACATGTGGCCCCACCTAACCACAGTGGACAAATAATTTAGTCTTTGTGTCAGGAGGAAACTGAAAGGGGATTTGGGGAACATGTAGCATTGTGTCTGGCACGCAGGTGTGATTTGTACAAGTTGGTAAGCTTTAAGCCTTATCTTTCCATGCTGGATGCTGTGGCTAGGTGGAGTCCTGGGATCCAGAGGGGCATTTAAAATGGAAGCCTTCCTGGTTTCAATATTATTAGATGCCTCAGTATTTCTTCCACATGGACCGTGAAAACTTTTCTGgggaacattaaaaatatgataaacgTGTGTTCACCAAAGGCAGTGTGCCACTTAGTTCTGCCACCCTGTAGTTCTGCCAACCGAAGTTGTTGGTCCGAGTCTGTGCTACTTGTGTGTCACCAGTGTTTGAATCTGAATTGATTCTTTTGCCCAATTGTTGATGGATGCCTGACTCAAATGGAATCAATCACTGGTGCAtcaaaagagaatgagaagaatcTAGGTAAGTGAAATAACattgtttaattatttatctcttctttgaGAGGATTGATCAGTTTCTAGCTGCCCAAAATTCTCTTAGAATGAGTCAGAGCGATATTTTAGGCTCACTTAAAATGTTCCCATGGTGAGATTTATGGGAAAAGAATCTTAACAAGTCAAATCAGCAAATATTAGGCTGGATGTCTCAGGATTTCAGATAAGATGTCACTTTCCTATATCCTATTTGGGGTTAGATGTTGAGAAATGCTGTCTCCTCAGCTATAGATATGTATCCTTCCTTTTATAGCCATAGTTCCTCATATGAgtatgaggaaaataatttcccaATGAGTAACTTCCTGCTTTAAAAGAGATTGTGTAATTACATTGTTCTTTCAGTTGTAATCAGTTCTGTTTCATTCATTAGCAATTACCAAAGGTACATGATACAGGATGTGTATCTGTTCTATGAAGGGAATTATAAAGCCATGATCTGTTGTGAATTTGTGCCTAAAATCCAGTGTCTGCTTGCTTCCCTTGCTGGGTTATGGGCCTCTCATGGGCAGGGACGGAATGTGTATTGGTATTTTTCTGTATCTCAAGAGCGTGGTCAGAATTGAGACCTGGAATACGACTGCATGGGTGTGAATCGTGGCTCTGCTATGACCTAGCTTGTGACATTGGGCAGTTTTCCTGGTCTGTCTCTGTctaagttttctcttctgtaaaatgggttattAACAGGACCTACTTCATAGGGAGATTGGGAGGAATGAGTGAGTTCAGACTTGGAAAGGGCTCAGAGTAGTGTGTGGCACACTATAAGCATGTATTAAATGCTAGctaacattatttttccattttgtttgtttaattttagttGCAAACCACTAAGCTAGAACTTGTGTAGCTTTGTGCTTGGTACATAGAGTCTGATCTCAGATAAGTGAGGCATGAGAGAACTGGGGGCCTGAGGCCTGTGCTGGGCTCTGCTGAGTCGGGCAGGTCCCCGCAGGCTGGAGTTAAGTGGAATGGAGGGGATGACCCAAGAGGCGGTTACTTCTGAGGAAATACCCAAGTGGAAATCTGGACAGACCTACCAGTCATCAGTATTAATGGGCTTGGCAGAGAAAGAGATGCTGAGTACAAAGGCAGGAAATGTCAAGACGCGataggagagaaaaatagaaaggaggcTAGAATTGGAGTTGGAGCCAGGGGCACCTGTGTCTTTGGCTTGAGGTAAGAGCACGTGTTGGCCTTCGGTGCGTTTGTATGTCTGCTTCCTTGACTCAAGCCCTCCCGGCCTCTGGAAACAAAAGGAATATCTGGGCTTGAGGCCACTTATACACCCCTCTGGGCTCAGGTTGCCAATTGACATGTAAGAAACAAGACAGCACACATTACTCCCACAGTGTTGTGGCTTTTATCAGCTGAGTGGCCCTGAATCCATTATATGCCCAGTGGAGACTCAGAGCAGCAGGAGAGGGCTAATTAATCTGAAGAGGAAGGCACAGTCTCCTCTTCTCACACACTTTCTCTAGGCCTCCATCTCTTCATTTTCCCAACTCTCCTCCTGGTGATTTTTCACTGAGGACTCCAGGCCTGAGCTCTTTTGTTGACAGAAGCTTTAATTAAGTGCAgcactcttcatttctttgtttccatctGAACAGCATGGGGTGATTCATCTAGCGCGATGATGTGGAGTTTCCATTGTCTCTTGCCTAGTTAACTTTGTCATTTGGTTGACACTGAACATTAGGAGGAGTGTAGCAGTCTAGTAATAAACCTTATTGCCAACTGAAATGGGCTCTGAAAAGAAACTGACAGTAATATGATAAGACTAACTTGGGGGTGGTAGTGATCAGAgtgtaaaatttattaaaaatctgtgtgtcaggtactttgctaattcctttacaTGGATTCtcacttaattttcataaataatattgtaagatAGGTACTATTAGCCCCATTCTCAAGGTGAGCAAGTAGAGCACAGTGGACTCACTTCCTAACTTTTGTAGTAACTggatagagctgggatttgaaagcTGGACTCCAAAGCCTCTGCTCTTAGCTACTTTGCTATGTAATGTTAGTTCCATGAGGGTGTGGAGCTTGTCCATCTCTTTTACTATGTGTCTTCAGTACCTGGAACAGTGGCTGGCATATAGGagcccagtaaatatttggtgGGTGAATGGAGGAAGAAGAAGCTCTCCTAGTCCCATCGTGTTTCTAAAACTATTCCTTTGTATCTGTAGAACTTAGCAGACTCTTTTATACCTATCTTCtgtcctcaaaaagaaaaaaaaaaaatcaaacttttatCCAAAGAGTGTGCAAGCCCTCCaaacatttatagttttattcttcctttatcccataaatgtttgttgagtacctactatgtgcagagcACCATGCTTGGCCCTGTGTGAAGCAAATATGGAGGCAATGAGGTGGAATCTGTTCTCAGAGCCACATTGTGAACAAAGATACAGCGAGTTTTTTGGTGGCTTGTTCTTGAGAAGCATCCTTATAGAGGTCAGTAATCTCTTCTTGGAGCAGCCGTACAGGCTTAGGAATTTGGGACTGATTATCTCAGTTTGATAGAATTAAATAAGTCCTGGTGTTGCGGTGTCTGTGTCTGACTTTGCAAAGCTAGGCCTGGGCCAGGCGCTGATTCGTGGTGCCCTGATGTAGAGCTGACCTTTGATCTGGTTAGGACTAGAGACTTGAATGTCCCTGGTCACAGACAGATGGACTCTGGGCCTTGATCTAAAGGTCTGGCTGATTGGTAGGCTCCTGAATGAAAGATGATGTTgcagattttaagaaaaaaagcttgAAGATTTTTCTGTACTTTGAAACCAGGCTAAGACTTTGATTTCTCCAGCTGATGCTGCACATGTCCCTTGAAAATCTTGAATAAGTAAACCTTCTCTTCTAACAGCAACAGAAGTCATGAAAGCCAGTCGTAGTTTGGGGAGATGCTTTGCTAACAGCCCTGTCCTAACTGCatggccagaaaaaaaaaaaaaaccctgtcaTTTCAGGTAGTTGGTTTGTAAAGAACAGAACTTTACAAAGATAGGGCTGGGTCAGGAGTGGAGTTTCCAGGGTGAGTAGAATGAGAAGTGGGACTTCTGCAGTTCGttgaaattttactttctatACTCAGCCCCCAAGTTTTTCTTCCCCAATTTGCGGGGAAGAACAGGCAGTTACTGTGCTACATGGGCCCCTTTTAGTTTAGGATATAGAGACCTCTCTCTGGGTTCTAAGGGGGTAGATTCCATGACAGAGATGCACTACAGGCTCTCTGATTTGTGATTTGAAATGgctgcctttattttctttaaaattattgtatttataaGCACTCACAATTTGCaaagtatcttttttaaatttaaaaataattttttttattttttaaatttaattttattattagtttcaaaacaacataataattagacatttacacacctcacaaagtgataactccctcgAGTCTACTATACATCTGACACTGtatgtagctattacaataccattgactatgttccctatgctgtacttgacatcctgtgactatatgatatactatatatgtatatttaattatagttgacatgcaatattattttatattagttttaggcatacagcgcagtggttaggcacttatataatctatgaagtgatccccccgataagtccagcacccatctgacaccctacataatctttataacattactgattatatggtgttaccccgaaaataagacttagccggaccatcagctctaatgcgtcttttgcagcaaaaattaatataagacacggtcttaatataagactggatataatgtgatatgacatgatatgataaacataatataatgtcaggtcttatattaatttttgctccaaaagacgcattagagctgatggtccggctaagtcttatttttggggaagcacggcattccccacactgtatttcacatccctgtgactacattgtgactaccaatttgtactttctaatcccttcacctttctcacccattctcCGAacacccttcccatctagcaatcatcagtttgttctctatatctctgaatctatttctgttttgtttgctcatttattctgttctttagattccacatacaagtaagatcatatggtatttgtctttctgagccctacgtatttcacttagcataataccctctaggtccatccatgttggtgcAAACTGTGCAAAGTATCTTGACAGAATCCTCATTGGGTCCTCACAGCCACCTTTTGAAGACCAAAGTGTAGGCATTaatattaatcccattttataggtgaataaACTAAGGCTGTAATGTATTCAAAGTCACACTGTTACCACCCCTTTGATCCTATAAATTAGACTGGACTATGTCTGTGTCCTTGTGGCCCAAGAAATAAAGTTGCAGTTGCCAGGTAACATCAGTTGCCATGCTACCTCACCATCTGATAGAGGAAATATGTGATATTAATGAGAAATGTCAGTTGCAATGACTTCAGGCTGTGTCTCTTGAGTGACTGTGTTGCCTGAAGGATATTTAAAGTGCTCCATGTTGGTCTGAGGCCCGTCCAGATTTGATGTGTATTTTTGGCAATGGGTGCCTGTATGGTTTTCGGTTTCACTTCCAGTTTTAGCCTTTGTTCTCCTGTTAGTTAAGAATTCCTGCCTCAGACCTCAGATTCCCACCATGGCCTTCTTAGCCCCTCTGCTTGTGTAAGTTAGTCCTCTTTCAGGACCAGGCAGAGTTCCGACCCTGCAAGTAGGGTGAGGAGGCAAAACTTAAACTCAGATCTTGTGATTCCAAGCCTGGTTCCTCTTTTGCCCTGTACCACGCAGCTGCCTGCTCACTGCCGTGACAGCTGCTGCGCCAGTAGGAACCTGTAGGGAGCCCAGATAAAGGAAAGAGATGGGAGGCACAGGACAGCATTTGTCCCTGCATATCAGCACGGAAATAGAGACTATGGCTTTCTTTCAAAGATTTTGATAAGACAGGAAATCTATCAGTGCAGAGAGAGTTTTGAGGGAAGTTAACTATTCTGAGGTAAGTAAACACAGCTTTGAGGCTggtgtttctgtttccttctgccCCCTAGAGGAGAGACTACTCCAAGATTGGAGACGTGTGAGTCCTGAAAGGAAGTGTTTGGAATGAAACAATAGTGATGGAACTGGGTCCTAGTCCAGATTCTCTCACGGTACAGTCTGGATTTCAATCTGAGCACAGTCCTGGGTACCGAAGCCTTGCCCACATGCTCAGAGGTGATGCGGGGGCAGCACTGCTAGGCCTTTTCTGCTACATTGAGATCCTATGAGGACAAGCAAGTTATTCTATTTAATAGGATATCAGCCACCTGTGTATTATGGTCTTTGTTTCCTGGATAATACTTATTTATCATAGGGTTTTAAGGAGATTGGCAACTTCTTTATATCTCTTCATTATTATGTGAtacataattcattttttttcacccttACCTGTGGGTAGGCAGAGGAGAAAAGTatcatattttgccgtgtataatgcactcccatgtataatgtgcacccacgtttttggcccaaacttgcaggggaaaaaatttttcattttaattttttcaaattgttatttgtttacatttaggtacttgcttttttgtattttaaagaaattttagcatttattttttaacatattatggtacaagaagttttatgtaacaaataattacaaaacacaagaacagacacgAGGTACAAGATATTTTATGTACCTGTAACAAATTTAGgatgatatttacgcatcatagaagatcaagaactctttgtcattgcaaattcgtcataagttcaacaaaaccgattattgcattccagggtattattttgcatacagatattgttattgatttctagttacacttttaactcataagcacaaataaaataatcaaaaacatttatatagacatGGGATTACTACTACCCATGTATAGtacgcatccttatttttccctcacaatttgggcaaaaatgttcgcattatacatggcaaaataggTAAGTAGCCCGGCTACAGTCTTAAGTCATAGTCATTGTGTTCCCTTTTCCTGACAGGAGAAGTCAAAGGCCTTAACTGGTGAATTATTTATCTAATAATGTGTACAAGTAactccaaaatttagtggctCAGAAGAACAATGCTAATATATTTATCTCCCTGaaaatttctgtgggtcaggaatttgtgAGTGGCCGAGCTGGGCTGTTCTGGCCTAGAGTCTGTCAGGAGGCAGTGGTCAGATGTCAGCTGGGGTCATCGGAAGGCTCAAGTGGGATTAGAGGTTCTTCTCAGGTGGTTCACTCATGTGGCTGGAAAGTTGGTGAGAAGCCTCCGTTTCTCATGTGGGCCTCTCCATGTGACTGCCTGGGTGTCCTCAGGACatagcagctggcttcccccagagggAGCAGTTCAAAAGAGAGAAGGAGCCAGGAGGAAACTAACCTTTTTGGGATCTAGCTTTGGAAGTCACATAGTATCCCTTCTGCCACATTCCATTCATTAAAAACGGAGTCACAAGGTATGGTCCTCATTCAAGGGGAGGGCATTACTCTCTTTTTAAGGGAGGCGTGTCAAAGAACTCGTGGACAGATGTAAAATTGCCATATCTAGTAGCATGTTGGGCCACAGTCAAACCCAGCTCTTCTGAGTGTGAAGTTCTACTTGACCCTATGTGAATGTGTCTGGATACTGTTCACAGGCTGAGGAAATTAAATGCTGAGCACTCAGGCCAACTCTTATGTATCCGGTGGCTGTTATTCCAGCTGTTTGTTTACCCAcagctgtttcttttcttcccttttatcttttttcttatttcctgctGAGAAGCTAAAAgagaaatttctttttcacttttataattagTTGTCGGTAAAGTTTGCAGGGCAAGAAGGTGGAAACTGTTGGTTGAAGCTATGAGTCTTTGAATTATTTGTGACAATCCAGACTTTAAATTGTTCCCATTTAGTGTAGAGCATTGAGAATTTATAGTAAACAGTTATGTGGTCCCTTCAGTTATGTATCTCCCTGTGATGCTTTTCTGTGATGCCTAAACTGGTAGAAGGTGGGGCCCCTCTGTTCCTTGACGGAAGTGACATCTGTTCTAATTGTTGCGTGTCATTTGGTTTGGGGTGAATGCAGTGGTAGACTTCTGGAAGACCATAAATACCCAGGGGAAGAAGAGAACACATAGTCATGAGACATGGAAATAAACCCAGAGTAGTTAATGGGCTAATACTTTGGATGATAACCTGAATTAGAAGATGCTTGTTTAGCCTCTGGGCTTAGGACAGAACAGTTTTTCTTCCCCTCAAAGGAACTAAACACTGGAGGCATCCCTCagacaagaaacagaaacttaatgGGTGGCTCAAAAGAATGTAGAAGTTTtgaataaggaagaaaaacatgtatttcttgctctgagaaacataaaacaattctggaggctgtgtttattttctcaatgaaagcaaactgaaaaaataggaaagaagtgGACTGGGTAGAGTGTCTATGGTTCCATGCCCagagaaacttctagaagatggaccgaaacaaaactttttaaaaggggAATAAGAACTGATTTTTATTGAGTACCAGGAGCTTTatttgtattatctcatttagtcctcacagcgTTCTCACAGAATGGGTATCATTACTTCTATTTAAAGCTAAGAAGACCCACTTCCTAAAGTTCATGCAGCTCTTAGGTATGGCAGGGCCAGCAGACTCAAAGTCTTCTTTTTCCACTGCCTTCCACTGCTTCTGGAGTCAAAGTCAATCCAGGATTCCTGGAAACTAGGAGAAGAATCTTTGGAGGCACTGTAGGGAATTTTGGCCAAGGGTTCCCACTGCTTAGTTGAAAATTACACTGGGAAGCAGGTCATGAGAGGAGCTGGAAGGTCTGGAAATAGTCACAACTTATACCTTAGGGGCCCCCATATCAGCCCACAGCCGGTGGAGGTGAGGGAACTCACGAACCATGCCACCGTTTCTGCAGCTGTTTGGATCTGAGCtctgcaaatatatatattcctatgtacttgtctgttattttaagaaagagcctttttttttttcccacccctAGAAGTTCTTCGGGACACCTTCACTTCCTTGGGCTATGAAGTCAAGTGTTTCTTCTATCTGAGTATGGACAGTATAATTCAGATTCTTCACCAAGTTGCCCATACACCTCAACATCAAGACTATGACAGCTTTGTGTGTGTCCTTGTGAGCCGAGGGGGCTCCCAGAGCGTGTTTGGTGTGGATCAGACTCACTCAGGGTTCCCCTTGGATCATGTCAGGAGGATGTTCATGGGGGATGTATGCCCTTCCCTCTTAGGAAAGCCAAAGCTCTTTTTTATTCAGAACTACATCGTGTCAGACAGCCTTCTGGAGGACAGCAGCGTCCTGGAGGTGGATGGGCCAGCAGTGAACAATGTGGAATCCATGGCCAGGCAGCCTGAGCCC encodes the following:
- the CFLAR gene encoding CASP8 and FADD-like apoptosis regulator isoform X3, translated to MQREPVKTSIQESATFLPQHVPEERYRMQSKPLGICLIIDCIGNNAEVLRDTFTSLGYEVKCFFYLSMDSIIQILHQVAHTPQHQDYDSFVCVLVSRGGSQSVFGVDQTHSGFPLDHVRRMFMGDVCPSLLGKPKLFFIQNYIVSDSLLEDSSVLEVDGPAVNNVESMARQPEPCTVHREADFLWSLCKADVSLLEQSSCSPSLYLQCLAQKLRQERRRPLLELHIELHDSVYDWNSRVSLKKRYHVWLQHTLRKKLILSCK